The sequence GCTTATACTCCCACTACTAAAATTTCTTTAAGCGTGAAAGACTTGGTTTTAGAAAGCGGTCTGCACTCAATCGCGCTCACAAAATCCCCTACTTTCACCTGATTGTTTTCATCATGAATGGTGTATTTTTTGAACTTTTTAACAATCTTGCGGTATTTTTCATGCACCACTTTTCTTTCCACAAGAATCACAGCGCTTTTTTCAGCAAACTTGCTGATGACCTTGCCTTGCACTAACCTCTTATGCGGCTCTTTCGTATTCATTGCTTACCCTTTTTTACTCAACGCTAGAAGAATAATGCGCATTAATGGCCGTGTTAATGCGAGCGATATTTCTTCTGGCTTTCTTAATCTCGTTAGGATTACTCAATTGCATAGCCTTTAACTTAACGCGCAACTCAAAAAGCTCCGCTTTTTTAGTATGCAACAACTCTTCTAATTCCTTGATACTCTTATCTTTCAATTCAGTATATTTCATTTTCGCTCTCACAAGTTACAATTTTGGTTTTAAAAGGAAGTTTGCTCTGAGCTAACGCTAAAGCTTCTCTCGCTAGTCCTTCTTCAATGCCTAGCATTTCATAAACGATTCTGCCCGGCTTGATATTCATCACCCATTTTTCCACAGAGCCCTTACCCTTACCCATTCTCGTTTCTAAAGGTTTGGCGGTCAAAGGCTTATCGGGAAATACTCTAATCCACACCTTACCCGCTCTTTTAATGTGCCTTGTCATGGCCACCCTTGCGGATTCAATCTGGCGTGAATCAATCCTCCCATGCTCTATGGCTTTAATCGCAATATCCCCAAACGCAATGGAATTACCACGATGGGCTTTCCCACGATTGCGCCCTTTCATTTGCTTTCTGTATTTTGTTCTTTTTGGCATTAACATGATTATTGCCTCCCTCTTCTGCTTCTTCTAGGCTCTCTTTCTTCTTTAGCCTCTTCTTTTTTCTCAAATTGGATGCCTTTTTGCAAAACTTCCCCTTTGAAAATCCACACTTTCACGCCAATAATACCATATACCGTCATCGCTTCAGCAAAGCCGTAATCAATCTTAGCCCTTAAGGTGTGTAAAGGCACGCGCCCTTCCATATACCATTCGGTGCGAGCGATTTCAGCCCCTGCTAAACGGCCAGAAACGCGCACCTTGATCCCTTTAGCGCCGGATTTTAAC is a genomic window of Helicobacter pylori oki112 containing:
- the rpsQ gene encoding 30S ribosomal protein S17 → MNTKEPHKRLVQGKVISKFAEKSAVILVERKVVHEKYRKIVKKFKKYTIHDENNQVKVGDFVSAIECRPLSKTKSFTLKEILVVGV
- the rpmC gene encoding 50S ribosomal protein L29, which translates into the protein MKYTELKDKSIKELEELLHTKKAELFELRVKLKAMQLSNPNEIKKARRNIARINTAINAHYSSSVE
- the rplP gene encoding 50S ribosomal protein L16 yields the protein MLMPKRTKYRKQMKGRNRGKAHRGNSIAFGDIAIKAIEHGRIDSRQIESARVAMTRHIKRAGKVWIRVFPDKPLTAKPLETRMGKGKGSVEKWVMNIKPGRIVYEMLGIEEGLAREALALAQSKLPFKTKIVTCESENEIY